The genome window CCGGCAACATCAACGCTCTTTACTGCATAGACAAAGATGGAGATCAAATCTGCACCGCTGGCAGCAATCAAGACTTTGTAGTTCAGGGTTACTACTTTAACAACTTACCCGCTACAAATCCGGCAAAAACAGGTTACAGCTTAATTGTTCGGGTTTACAGGGCAAGTTCTTTTGCTAGTGGCGTGGGTGCACTAACAACTCAGAAAATTCAAGCCGATCAAAACCGACAAGTACAGCAAGGAGTTACTAGCGCAGGGCTGGGAAATCTCCGAGCGCCTTTGGTAGAAATGAGAACAGAAATAGGTGCTAGCGATAGAGAAGGTGCTTACAACAGTTTGTGTACTCGCATTAATGACGGCCCATGTCAGTAATAATCAAAGTCCCCGTTATTAAATTTAAAATCGCTCCCCCCATTGGACAAAGGAAACAGTCAAAATGAAAACTTTACTCAGGTTGCTTCTAAAAACTCAGTACCAGCGAAACCGCTCAGGGCCAGCTCAAACAGAAAAGGGGATGACTCTTGTCGAGCTATTAGTCGGAGCAATTATGGCGTTTTTAATCATTACGCCGATGCTCGGTTTTGTAGTCGATATGCTCAATACCGACAGGAGGGAACAAGTCAAGTCAAATACCGAGCAAGACCTTCAGGCAGCCGTTGATTTCATCGCCCAAGATTTGAGTCAAGCTATTTATATTTACGATCAGGCAGGAATCACTGCTATTAACCCCGCGACTCAACTTCCTCCGGCTCCTACAAATACCACAGGTACTCCAATTTTAGTATTCTGGAAGCGACAGCTAATTAAAAATGCTGTTCCTATTAATTCGGCTGTTACTGCAAAAACACCAAGCGCTTGCCCACCTAACGGTAGTGAGTGCAACGACACTTATGTACTATCATTAGTGGCCTACTACCAGATTAGAGATACTGCTCCTAACTCTATTTGGTGTCAGCCTTCAGGAGGCAATTGTCCTACTCGTATTGCTCGCTATGAAATTAGGGAGCCAGTTAGAAACCCCTACACAATAGATGCTACAAAACCTTATTACGATGCGGCAGATTTAAGTGATGCTCAAAAAGGCAGTGAAGCCTTTAATAAAGACTTTGACTTTAATAAGCCCACAGTAAATGTGACGATGGGAGCCAATTTTCCCGATCCTCAAGTATTGGTTAATTACATCCACTACAGTAGCACTAATGTTCCAATACCAACCGGAACTCAGTGTCAAACTCTTCTTTCCGTAACACCACCACCACCACCAGCAACATTCAATGCAAACAATTTACTAATAACGGACAGCTCAAACCACAGCTTTTACGCTTGTGTTGATACATCTAAAAACATAGCCAGAGTGACGCTCAGAGGAAACAGCCTGCGCCGCATTCAAACTGATGCTGATTATGAGGCCACGAAATCGGCATATTTCCCAACAGCAACCGTGCAAGTACAAGGTTTAGGTGGGTTAGGAAAATAACGGATTTCTGAAACACATTTCCGAATCGCCGCCCGCCGATAAACAATAGGAGAATACCATGAAAACCCCACCCATATTATTAAAACTTTTGCATAACTCGGCTGCCAAGCCCAGCCATAATTTCAACAAAACTGCATCCAGAAAAGATGATGGAGGATTCACCCTTCTAGAAGTGCTCGTGATAGCGTTAATCATAGGTATATTCAGCTCGATCGCCGCTCCAAGCTGGGAGGCATTCATCAACAGACAAAGAGTTCGCACTGTCAACGATCGGGTTCTCCAATCATTACGCCTTGCACAAAGCGAAGCAAAACGAACTAAGCGCGATGTCACAGTTACATTCAGTTATAATCCTAATGCTAGTCCCGCTATTGATCCGCCAACAGTTACGATCAATAATATTACCCAGCAGTTAAATGCCGGAGGCGAAATTAAACCCCAAACCATTGCGCTTACCGTTAATACACCTGCTGCTCCTACCACGCCTCCAAACTCGATCGTTTTTGATTACCAAGGCAATCTCACCACAGGTATAACTCCATTTTATGTCACCGTTGCTCCATCTCGCGGCGGTACAAAACAGTGTGTAATTGTGGACACTATTCTAGGAGGAATGAGAACAGATGAAGGGACATTCGATACCTCAACAGGAAAGGGTTGCAAGTAGCCCCCTAGATATTTTTTAATCCATAGCATCAATTCCGCATAAATGCAGAATTGCTAAAGTATATTAACATAAGTTATTTTATATTTCAAATCCTATTAAAACAGTCAAAATATGCAGCTAGAACTAAAACAAATAATCATCCAGCCAGGAAATCAACTATTACTAAAAGACATCACCTGGCCAATGTTTGAAACCCTACTAACAGAATTGGGAGAAAGTCGCGCATCCAGACTTTCCTACAGCAAAGGAACATTAGAAATCATGGTTCCCCTACCCGAACACGAAATTGGCAAAGAAAATATTGGCGACTTAGTAAAAATTCTCCTTGAAGAATTAGACCGAGAATTTTGGTCTCTAGGTTCCACCACATTCAAAAATCAAAAAATGGCTCAAGGAGTAGAACCAGATACCTGTTTCTACATTCAAAACGAAGCCGCAGTCAGAGGCAAAAGCCGCATCGACTTAGAAACAGACCCACCTCCCGATTTAGCCATAGAAATCGACCTCACCTCCCGCACTCAGTTCAACAACTACGAGGCATTAGGAGTTCCCGAATTGTGGCGCTACAACGGCCGCCACCTGCAAATCAGCGTACTGCAAGATGGAAAATACATACAGGGCGATCGCAGTCTCCAGTTTCCCAACTTCCCCATCACCGAGCTCATCCCCCAGTATTTAGAACAAAGCAAAACAGCCGGCAGAAACGTCGCCATGAAAGCCTTTCGATCTTGGGTAAAAGCGCAAATTTAGCGGGGCGATGACAAAATTGCTGTAGGGAAACCAAAGCGATTAAAAGGGCGGGTTTTGGAGAGTGTCAATTATTGGCAGATATTGTTCGTGAAACCGCCCCTACCGTATTAGATCCTGTCCCGTCAATCGATTTTAGATTTTCGATTTTAGATTTTAGATTGACTTGCGCGAGATAAATGCTCTTTCTTGAGGATTTTCGATTTTCGATTTTGGATTGATTCCACGGATCGATCGCGTGGCGGGTACCACCTTTGAAATTCTTGGTCAATCGATCGTGATTCTTGTAGGGGCGGGTTCACCCTGATATTCAACACAAATCCCAAATCCAATAAACCCGCCCCGACCGGATATTATGGTCGATCGACCGGACATGATATAAAGCTGTTCTACATTTAAATTGTCTGTTAAAAAACAATTCCCCGTCTTGTGGGGTGGGCCTATGAGCCCGCCCTGAATATACAATTTAAATGCGCGACAGCTTAGGGGTAATCGATCGGATATAATATCATGTTATGTCCGATCGAACGATTAAAAGGGCGGGTTTTTGAGATTGGAGATTGTTGGCAGATATTGTTGGTTAACCCGCCCCTACTTATTCCTCGGAGATCC of Oscillatoria nigro-viridis PCC 7112 contains these proteins:
- the hpsB gene encoding hormogonium polysaccharide secretion pseudopilin HpsB, with amino-acid sequence MIKRQQPHSSLQKSQEAGYTIIESLVAMIVVSVLMIAIAPVMAFSVATRVQAKRIEMATQAAQTYIEALRSEALKQGANGFPATSTTAKLEENPAPGNINALYCIDKDGDQICTAGSNQDFVVQGYYFNNLPATNPAKTGYSLIVRVYRASSFASGVGALTTQKIQADQNRQVQQGVTSAGLGNLRAPLVEMRTEIGASDREGAYNSLCTRINDGPCQ
- the hpsC gene encoding hormogonium polysaccharide secretion pseudopilin HpsC is translated as MKTLLRLLLKTQYQRNRSGPAQTEKGMTLVELLVGAIMAFLIITPMLGFVVDMLNTDRREQVKSNTEQDLQAAVDFIAQDLSQAIYIYDQAGITAINPATQLPPAPTNTTGTPILVFWKRQLIKNAVPINSAVTAKTPSACPPNGSECNDTYVLSLVAYYQIRDTAPNSIWCQPSGGNCPTRIARYEIREPVRNPYTIDATKPYYDAADLSDAQKGSEAFNKDFDFNKPTVNVTMGANFPDPQVLVNYIHYSSTNVPIPTGTQCQTLLSVTPPPPPATFNANNLLITDSSNHSFYACVDTSKNIARVTLRGNSLRRIQTDADYEATKSAYFPTATVQVQGLGGLGK
- a CDS encoding GspH/FimT family pseudopilin, encoding MKTPPILLKLLHNSAAKPSHNFNKTASRKDDGGFTLLEVLVIALIIGIFSSIAAPSWEAFINRQRVRTVNDRVLQSLRLAQSEAKRTKRDVTVTFSYNPNASPAIDPPTVTINNITQQLNAGGEIKPQTIALTVNTPAAPTTPPNSIVFDYQGNLTTGITPFYVTVAPSRGGTKQCVIVDTILGGMRTDEGTFDTSTGKGCK
- a CDS encoding Uma2 family endonuclease, which produces MQLELKQIIIQPGNQLLLKDITWPMFETLLTELGESRASRLSYSKGTLEIMVPLPEHEIGKENIGDLVKILLEELDREFWSLGSTTFKNQKMAQGVEPDTCFYIQNEAAVRGKSRIDLETDPPPDLAIEIDLTSRTQFNNYEALGVPELWRYNGRHLQISVLQDGKYIQGDRSLQFPNFPITELIPQYLEQSKTAGRNVAMKAFRSWVKAQI